In Monodelphis domestica isolate mMonDom1 chromosome 3, mMonDom1.pri, whole genome shotgun sequence, the following proteins share a genomic window:
- the CAPS gene encoding calcyphosin — MEATEKLRAKCLERGASGIRGLARVFRRLDANRSGTLDADELRRGLEEMGLVLEAQEMEQICKRWDRHGNGTLDLEEFLRALRPPMSQARKDVIAAAFAKLDRSGDGVVTVDDLRGIYSGRDHPKFQSGEWTEDDVFQHFLDNFDTGDKDGQVTAAEFLDYYSGVSASVDTDEEFVAMMTSAWQL, encoded by the exons ATGGAAGCCACTGAGAAACTCCGAGCAAAGTGCCTGGAACGTGGGGCATCAGGGATCCGAGGCCTAGCCAG AGTGTTTCGACGACTGGATGCCAACCGGAGCGGGACCCTGGATGCTGACGAGCTGCGCCGGGGCCTGGAGGAGATGGGGCTGGTGCTGGAGGCTCAGGAGATGGAGCAGATCTGCAAGCGTTGGGACCGCCATGGCAATGGGACCTTAGACCTGGAGGAGTTTCTTCGGGCCCTGCGG CCACCCATGTCTCAGGCCCGGAAGGACGTCATTGCGGCTGCCTTTGCCAAGTTGGACAGAAGCGGAGACGGTGTGGTGACCGTGGATGACCTTCGGGGCATTTACAGTGGCCGGGACCACCCCAAATTTCAGAGCGGCGAGTGGACCGAGGATGACGTGTTCCAGCACTTCCTGGACAACTTTGACACTGGTGACAAGGATGGGCAG GTCACTGCGGCAGAGTTCCTGGATTACTATAGCGGTGTGAGCGCTTCTGTGGACACAGATGAAGAGTTCGTGGCTATGATGACCAGTGCCTGGCAACTGTGA